A portion of the Oreochromis niloticus isolate F11D_XX linkage group LG10, O_niloticus_UMD_NMBU, whole genome shotgun sequence genome contains these proteins:
- the aldocb gene encoding fructose-bisphosphate aldolase C-B, with product MTHQYPALTPEQKKELQDIAHRIVAPGKGILAADESTGSMAKRLNPIGVENTEENRRRYRQLLFTADQRIDSCIGGVIFFHETLYQNTDDGVNFAKLIKDRGIVVGIKVDKGVVPLAGTNGETTTQGLDGLSERCAQYKKDGADFAKWRCVLKISETTPSELAIFENANVLARYASICQQNGIVPIVEPEILPDGDHDLKRCQYVSEKVLAAVYKALSDHHVYLEGTLLKPNMVTAGHSCPTKYSSEEIAMATVTALRRTVPPAVPGVTFLSGGQSEEEASVNLNAINNCPLPKPWALTFSYGRALQASALNAWKGQLNNEKAATEEFVKRAEANGLAALGKYESSGSGTAAAQSLYVANHAY from the exons ATGACTCACCAGTATCCCGCACTGACCCCTGAGCAGAAGAAGGAGCTGCAGGACATTGCTCACAGGATAGTAGCTCCAGGCAAAGGCATCCTCGCAGCTGATGAGTCCACCG gCAGCATGGCAAAGCGTTTGAACCCCATTGGGGTCGAGAACACTGAGGAGAACAGGCGCCGCTACCGCCAGTTGCTCTTCACAGCCGACCAGCGCATCGACAGCTGTATCGGAGGTGTCATCTTCTTCCATGAAACCCTCTACCAGAACACTGACGATGGCGTCAACTTCGCCAAGCTCATCAAAGACCGCGGCATTGTCGTTGGCATCAAG GTTGATAAGGGTGTTGTGCCCCTCGCTGGAACAAATGGAGAGACCACCACTCAGG GTCTGGATGGGCTGTCCGAGCGATGTGCGCAATACAAGAAGGACGGCGCAGACTTCGCCAAGTGGCGTTGTGTGCTGAAGATCAGCGAAACCACACCGTCTGAGCTGGCCATCTTTGAGAACGCCAACGTGCTGGCACGATATGCTAGCATCTGCCAACAG AATGGTATTGTTCCAATTGTGGAGCCCGAGATCCTTCCTGATGGAGATCATGACCTGAAGCGTTGCCAGTACGTCAGTGAGAAG GTCCTTGCTGCAGTGTACAAGGCTCTGTCGGACCACCATGTGTACCTGGAGGGAACACTGCTGAAGCCCAACATGGTCACAGCCGGACACTCCTGCCCAACTAAGTACAGCAGTGAAGAAATCGCCATGGCTACTGTCACTGCTCTGCGCCGCACAGTGCCTCCTGCTGTCCCAG GGGTGACATTCTTGTCTGGTGGCCAGTCTGAGGAAGAGGCCAGCGTGAACCTTAATGCCATTAACAACTGCCCACTCCCCAAGCCCTGGGCCCTGACTTTCTCCTACGGCCGTGCCCTGCAGGCCTCGGCTCTTAATGCCTGGAAAGGACAGCTGAACAACGAGAAGGCCGCCACCGAGGAGTTCGTCAAGCGTGCTGAG GCTAACGGTCTGGCTGCACTCGGCAAGTACGAGTCTTCCGGAAGTGGCACCGCCGCAGCCCAGTCCCTCTACGTGGCTAATCACGCCTATTAA
- the rskrb gene encoding uncharacterized serine/threonine-protein kinase SgK494, with product MGADGSKNRKRPSEGQENEHLSSGWRGFLSNIGLSVPAGLCRLAPSALHLGQRRMLQGKAPEIPDHVLRLAGVGPHKLRAEWSLPGFITMFLPEFPHRTVPGHEHFQVLGYIAKGSFGPILKVKDKVKQKTYAVKVIPKAEILRLGVLEQSKEEVVVQRQVRHPFVHDLQDCWQTQRHVYIMCDYCSTGDLYTYWQMIGQFPEDTVRVFAAELGCALGFLHDFGVIHRDVKMENILLTDNGHIRLADFGLSRRLERGGRAFTICGTIQYMAPEVLSGGPYNHAADWWSLGILLFSLATGKFPVAPEPDHCSMLRKVRSFPYEMPLSLSSPLALLITELLCKTPSRRLRTLDRFQRQTFFRGSTFDLDLLQRQPMEVILELRERPDRAAKARRGLTLSLQPLKGFDYDSLLSPPATPHSQLDPSTNTHTAVPLPGPALPPHPAQEKGPRREVFV from the exons ATGGGGGCCGACGGCAGTAAAAACAGGAAG AGGCCTTCCGAAGGGCAGGAGAATGAGCACTTATCTTCTGGATGGCGCGGCTTCCTCTCAAACATTGGCCTGTCTGTCCCAGCAGGCCTGTGTCGCCTTGCCCCGTCTGCCCTTCATCTGGGCCAGCGTCGAATGCTCCAGGGCAAAGCCCCCGAGATCCCTGACCACGTCTTGAGGCTGGCAGGAGTTGGCCCCCACAAGCTGAGAGCGGAGTGGAGCCTCCCGGGGTTCATTACCATGTTCCTGCCCGAATTCCCCCACAGAACTGTGCCTGGCCACGAACACTTTCAG GTGTTGGGCTACATCGCCAAAGGTTCATTTGGACCCATCTTGAAAGTGAAGGACAAGGTCAAACAGAAGACATACGCCGTTAAA GTCATACCTAAAGCAGAGATTTTAAGACTCGGGGTCTTGGAGCAGTCAAAGGAAGAAGTTGTAGTCCAG CGTCAGGTGCGCCACCCATTTGTCCATGACCTCCAGGACTGCTGGCAGACACAGCGCCACGTCTACATTA tgtgtgacTACTGCAGCACAGGAGACCTCTACACCTACTGGCAGATGATTGGTCAGTTCCCAGAGGACACGGTGCGAGTGTTCGCTGCAGAGTTGGGATGTGCGCTTG GTTTTCTGCACGATTTTGGGGTGATCCACAGAGATGTGAAG ATGGAAAATATCCTGCTGACAGACAATG GACACATCCGGCTAGCTGACTTTGGTTTGTCTCGTCGCCTGGAGAGAGGGGGAAGAGCCTTTACCATCTGTGGAACCATCCAATATATGG CTCCAGAGGTGCTGAGTGGTGGGCCCTACAACCATGCAGCTGATTGGTGGTCGCTGGGAATTCTGCTTTTCTCACTGGCTACTGGGAAG TTCCCGGTGGCTCCTGAACCAGACCACTGCAGCATGTTGAGGAAAGTGAGGAGCTTCCCCTATGAGATGCCCCTCAGCCTCAGCTCCCCACTGGCCTTGCTAATAACAGAG CTTTTATGCAAGACTCCCTCGCGCCGCTTGAGGACGCTTGATCGTTTCCAGCGGCAAACCTTCTTCCGCGGATCAACTTTTGACCTCGACCTACTGCAGCGTCAGCCCATGGAG GTGATTCTGGAGCTGCGGGAGAGACCGGACCGAGCGGCCAAAGCTCGACGAGGCCTGACTTTGTCTCTACAGCCTCTCAAAGGCTTTGACTACGACTCGCTCCTCAGCCCACCCGCCACGCCACACTCGCAGCTGGATCCCagcacaaacactcacacagctGTACCGCTGCCTGGCCCAGCACTCCCACCCCATCCTGCTCAGGAAAAAGGTCCACGCAGAGAAGTGTTTGTTTGA
- the cct8 gene encoding T-complex protein 1 subunit theta isoform X2, with the protein MALHVPKAPGFAQMLKDGAKHFSGLEEAVFRNIRACKELSQTTRTAYGPNGMNKMVINHLEKLFVTNDAATILRELEVQHPAAKMIVMASHMQEQEVGDGTNFVLVFAGALLELAEELLRMGLSVSEVIEGYEKACKKTLEILSDCVCSSAKNLHNINEAKSLIRTAVMSKQYGNEDFLANLIAEACVSIFPESGNFNVDNVRVCKILGCGVTASSMLHGMVFKKEAEGDVTSVKEAKIAVFSCPFDCMVTETKGTVLINNAQELMDFSKGEEDLMEANVKAIKEAGATVVVTGGKVADMALHYANKYKLMVVRLNSKWDLRRLCKTVGAVALPKMMAPTPDEMGHCDSVYLTEVGDTQVVVFKHDKEDGVISTVVIRGSTDNLMDDIERAVDDGVNTFKVLVRDKRLVPGGGATEIELAKQITSYGESCPGLDQYSIKKFAEAFEALPRALAENSGVKGSELISKLYSAHHEGNKNMGFDIESDGPAVKDMLEASILDPYLVKYWGIKLATNAAITVLRVDQIIMAKPAGGPKPPQGKKDFDEDD; encoded by the exons ATGGCCCTCCACGTCCCAAAAGCTCCGGGCTTTGCCCAGATGTTAAAGGATGGCGCCAAG CACTTTTCAGGTCTTGAAGAGGCTGTCTTCCGTAATATCAGAGCTTGTAAGGAACTTTCTCAAACCACCCGCACTGCCTATGGGCCCAACG GTATGAACAAAATGGTCATCAACCATTTAGAGAAGCTGTTTGTCACCAATGACGCTGCAACAATTCTCAGAGAGCTTGAG gTGCAGCATCCCGCAGCTAAAATGATTGTAATGGCGTCCCACATGCAAGAACAGGAAGTCGGCGATGGTACCAACTTTGTCCTGGTGTTTGCTGGAGCTCTGCTGGAGCTGGCTGAAGAGCTCCTTAGAATGGGCTTGTCTGTTTCAGAG GTGATTGAAGGCTACGAGAAGGCTTGTAAGAAGACTCTGGAGATCCTGTCAGACTGTGTTTGCTCCTCAGCCAAGAACCTCCATAACATTAATGAAGCCAAGTCGCTCATCCGTACAGCAGTCATGAGTAAACAGTACGGCAACGAAGACTTCCTTGCCAACCTCATTGCAGAGGCCTGTG TATCAATCTTCCCAGAGTCCGGCAATTTCAATGTTGATAACGTCAGAGTATGCAAGATTTTG GGTTGTGGGGTGACGGCATCCTCTATGCTTCATGGCATGGTTTTTAAGAAAGAGGCAGAGGGAGACGTCACATCAGTGAAAGAAGCCAAGATCGCCGTTTTCTCCTGCCCCTTCGACTGCATGGTGACAGAGACCAAG GGCACAGTGTTGATAAATAATGCACAGGAGCTCATGGACTTCAGTAAAGGAGAGGAGGATTTGATGGAAGCTAACGTGAAGGCGATCAAGGAGGCTGGTGCCACTGTGGTGGTAACTGGGGGGAAAGTGGCTGACATGGCGCTGCACTACGCCAACAAGTACAAACTCATGGTGGTCAG GCTTAACTCCAAGTGGGACCTCAGGAGGTTATGCAAGACTGTGGGAGCTGTAGCTCTGCCCAAGATG ATGGCTCCGACTCCGGATGAGATGGGTCACTGTGACAGTGTATATCTGACTGAGGTGGGAGACACTCAGGTGGTGGTCTTCAAACATG ATAAAGAGGATGGTGTCATCTCAACCGTGGTGATCAGAGGTTCCACTGACAACCTCATGGATGATATTGAGAGGGCTGTAGATGATGGAGTCAACACCTTTAAAGTTCTGGTCAGG GACAAGAGGCTGGTACCTGGAGGAGGAGCCACTGAGATTGAGCTGGCCAAACAGATCACCTCATATGGAGAG TCCTGCCCTGGTCTCGATCAGTACTCCATTAAAAAGTTTGCCGAAGCTTTCGAGGCGTTGCCACGTGCCCTCGCTGAGAACTCCGGCGTGAAGGGGAGCGAGCTTATTTCAAAGCTGTATTCTGCACATCACGAGGGGAACAAAAACATGGGCTTTGACATTGAG AGTGATGGTCCTGCTGTGAAGGACATGCTCGAAGCCAGCATTCTGGATCCCTACCTGGTCAAATACTGGGGCATAAAACTGGCTACCAATGCCGCTATCACAGTGCTGAGGGTGGATCAG ATCATCATGGCCAAACCAGCAGGAGGACCCAAACCTCCCCAGGGAAAGAAGGACTTTGATGAGGACGACTAA
- the cct8 gene encoding T-complex protein 1 subunit theta isoform X1, with the protein MALHVPKAPGFAQMLKDGAKHFSGLEEAVFRNIRACKELSQTTRTAYGPNGMNKMVINHLEKLFVTNDAATILRELEVQHPAAKMIVMASHMQEQEVGDGTNFVLVFAGALLELAEELLRMGLSVSEVIEGYEKACKKTLEILSDCVCSSAKNLHNINEAKSLIRTAVMSKQYGNEDFLANLIAEACVSIFPESGNFNVDNVRVCKILGCGVTASSMLHGMVFKKEAEGDVTSVKEAKIAVFSCPFDCMVTETKGTVLINNAQELMDFSKGEEDLMEANVKAIKEAGATVVVTGGKVADMALHYANKYKLMVVRLNSKWDLRRLCKTVGAVALPKMMAPTPDEMGHCDSVYLTEVGDTQVVVFKHDKEDGVISTVVIRGSTDNLMDDIERAVDDGVNTFKVLVRDKRLVPGGGATEIELAKQITSYGESCPGLDQYSIKKFAEAFEALPRALAENSGVKGSELISKLYSAHHEGNKNMGFDIESDGPAVKDMLEASILDPYLVKYWGIKLATNAAITVLRVDQIIMAKAAGGPKAPKQRGHWDKDGWDEEPDNFETHH; encoded by the exons ATGGCCCTCCACGTCCCAAAAGCTCCGGGCTTTGCCCAGATGTTAAAGGATGGCGCCAAG CACTTTTCAGGTCTTGAAGAGGCTGTCTTCCGTAATATCAGAGCTTGTAAGGAACTTTCTCAAACCACCCGCACTGCCTATGGGCCCAACG GTATGAACAAAATGGTCATCAACCATTTAGAGAAGCTGTTTGTCACCAATGACGCTGCAACAATTCTCAGAGAGCTTGAG gTGCAGCATCCCGCAGCTAAAATGATTGTAATGGCGTCCCACATGCAAGAACAGGAAGTCGGCGATGGTACCAACTTTGTCCTGGTGTTTGCTGGAGCTCTGCTGGAGCTGGCTGAAGAGCTCCTTAGAATGGGCTTGTCTGTTTCAGAG GTGATTGAAGGCTACGAGAAGGCTTGTAAGAAGACTCTGGAGATCCTGTCAGACTGTGTTTGCTCCTCAGCCAAGAACCTCCATAACATTAATGAAGCCAAGTCGCTCATCCGTACAGCAGTCATGAGTAAACAGTACGGCAACGAAGACTTCCTTGCCAACCTCATTGCAGAGGCCTGTG TATCAATCTTCCCAGAGTCCGGCAATTTCAATGTTGATAACGTCAGAGTATGCAAGATTTTG GGTTGTGGGGTGACGGCATCCTCTATGCTTCATGGCATGGTTTTTAAGAAAGAGGCAGAGGGAGACGTCACATCAGTGAAAGAAGCCAAGATCGCCGTTTTCTCCTGCCCCTTCGACTGCATGGTGACAGAGACCAAG GGCACAGTGTTGATAAATAATGCACAGGAGCTCATGGACTTCAGTAAAGGAGAGGAGGATTTGATGGAAGCTAACGTGAAGGCGATCAAGGAGGCTGGTGCCACTGTGGTGGTAACTGGGGGGAAAGTGGCTGACATGGCGCTGCACTACGCCAACAAGTACAAACTCATGGTGGTCAG GCTTAACTCCAAGTGGGACCTCAGGAGGTTATGCAAGACTGTGGGAGCTGTAGCTCTGCCCAAGATG ATGGCTCCGACTCCGGATGAGATGGGTCACTGTGACAGTGTATATCTGACTGAGGTGGGAGACACTCAGGTGGTGGTCTTCAAACATG ATAAAGAGGATGGTGTCATCTCAACCGTGGTGATCAGAGGTTCCACTGACAACCTCATGGATGATATTGAGAGGGCTGTAGATGATGGAGTCAACACCTTTAAAGTTCTGGTCAGG GACAAGAGGCTGGTACCTGGAGGAGGAGCCACTGAGATTGAGCTGGCCAAACAGATCACCTCATATGGAGAG TCCTGCCCTGGTCTCGATCAGTACTCCATTAAAAAGTTTGCCGAAGCTTTCGAGGCGTTGCCACGTGCCCTCGCTGAGAACTCCGGCGTGAAGGGGAGCGAGCTTATTTCAAAGCTGTATTCTGCACATCACGAGGGGAACAAAAACATGGGCTTTGACATTGAG AGTGATGGTCCTGCTGTGAAGGACATGCTCGAAGCCAGCATTCTGGATCCCTACCTGGTCAAATACTGGGGCATAAAACTGGCTACCAATGCCGCTATCACAGTGCTGAGGGTGGATCAG ATCATCATGGCTAAGGCTGCAGGGGGACCCAAGGCTCCCAAGCAGAGAGGCCATTGGGACAAGGACGGTTGGGATGAAGAGCCTGATAATTTTGAAACTCATCATTAG